ACCTTTACTTCCGTTCGAAGCAGCTCACCGCGTACGACGCCGTCTTGCCGCGCATCGGCGCCTCGATCACTTACTTCGGCACGGCTGTCGTGCGGCAGTTCGAGCAAATGGATGTCTTCCCGGCGAACAGTTCGTGGGGGATCACCAATTCACGCGATAAACTGCGTAGCCTCCAGATTCTCAGCCGCCACCAAATTGGCATTCCCCAAACGACGTTTGTGCGCGATCGGGCTGATATTCTTCCCGCGATCGAACGTGTCGGTGGGGCTCCGGTGGTGATCAAACTCATTGAAGGAACTCAAGGGGTTGGCGTGATCCTGGCCGACTCCGTGAAGATCGCCGAGGCCATCATCGAAACGCTGCACAGCACGCGGCAGAACGTGTTGGTGCAGAAGTTTGTGAAGGAAAGTCGCGGCCGTGACGTCCGCGCATTCGTCGTGGGCGACCAGGTCGTGGCCGCCATGCGACGGATTGCCCAAGGAACCGAATTCCGCAGCAACGTCCACCGTGGAGGCCTGACTGAAGCGGTCGAGTTGGACGATCGCTACCGTGAAACGGCCGTTCGTGCCTCGCAAATCATGGGGCTTCGCGTCTCCGGCGTCGATATGCTTGAAAGCGACACCGGTCCTCAGGTCATGGAGGTGAACTCTTCGCCTGGGCTGGAAGGGATCGAACGCTGCACCAAGCTCGACATTGCCGGGGCCATCGTCGATTACATCGCCGCCCAGGTCGACTTCCCCGAGATCGATATCCGCCAACGTTTGACCGTCAGCCGCGGCTACGGGGTGACCGAAATCCACATTCCCGAAGGCTCGGAATACTGCGGCAAAACGATCGACGAATCAGGCCTGCCAGACCACGACATCAACGTGCTAACGCTCTACCGCGGCACGTCGGTAATCCCCAACCCGCGTCTCAAGCGAACGTTGGAACCAGGCGATCGGTTGCTTTGCTTCGGCAAACTCGACTCGATGCGAGGACTGATCCCAGAAAAGATCATCAAGCAGCGCCGACCGAAGATCAAGAAGCTGTCGAAGTCAGCGTTGGAAAACGGCTAACTCGACGCGGTTGGGTCAATCTTCCGGTGGTGTGCCAATCCTCGTTGGGTAACGAGCCGCTTCAATTCAACAGGCAGTCGGTGAAGGCCCTCTTTATGGGCCTGAACTGACCGACATCGCTACGTTCGTCGAAGTCATCGTACTGCGACTTTGTGCCGGCGGCGAAGTATCGATTTAGCATCTGGCCGACCTGTTGCCGGACGTGCCCGTTCTCGCCGTCTTTGCGTTTAGACCTTCTTTGCATGTCGACAAAGAGGTGCTCGTGGTGCCCGGCGGTTTTCGCTTCCTGATTGGTCGGTCGGGGCGGCGGCAACCTGCCAGAGTCGGCCGAAGTGGGCTCGGTCTCAGGGCTGGGATGCAGTACGTCTGGGTGCGTCAGGCACAGCCGCGGGGGCGAATTGGTCGCTCGGCAAACCGTGCCGCTTTGCTGGGTGTCACCAGATTGGCACGGTTGGGGCAGGGGCCTGGCCGCTTCGGTGACTTGTCCTGCGGTGGTCTTTGGGCGAGGGTCTACGGGGCGGATGAGGTCCGAAGTTGTGGCCGGTTGGTCGACGTTCTCAGGCTTAATCCGCATCGGCACAGGGGCCTTCACGATGCTGCGCCGCTTTTTAATTCGCGGCGGAGTAACAGCGGGCGACGCTTCAGAGGCCGGTGCTGCACAAGCCGGCGCCGCACAGACCTGCGCCGCACAATCCGGCGTAGTCTCGGTACGACGCGCGAGTGCCGTTTGCAGTCGGTCGATCTCTTGCTGCTTCGAGCGAATCTCTTGCTGCAGGTCTTGAAAGAGCTGCTTGGCACGATCGGCGATCGGCGTTGGCACACGCTGGCTCGCGTCGGTCTGGCGGCTGCGCATGGTCTGCTTGGTGAAATTGGACATGGAAATACTACTTTCGAAAAAAGGGGATACGATGCCCACGTCAGCGTGGGCGTGTTGTTAGGTTCACGAGATTGAGATGAGTCTTGCCGTTGGTTGGGCAGACCGTGTCGCACGCCCAATCAGATTGGGGGCGTGACTCTCCGAATCAAGAGTGATTCGAGGTGTGATTCGTGCAATTTAGGGACGAAACGCTTCTGTGAGATCGTGCGTCCCGAATAGTTTTTAAAGCGGAGGGGGGAGGAAAGGAAATTTCCCGGTCCCGGTATGCCGCCTCCGGACATGTACCTATGTATACCATCCTGGCGCGATCATTTCTAGGGCGCAAGCAAAATTTTTTTAACATTCAGCACCGACCGGCCCTCGCGGGCATCCCTAAGCCTGCTTGGGCGTGTGGGTTGCGGAGATTGAAATTTTTTTTAGCAACTTCGATGCGATAGATGCGTCCCCGCGTCCGGCGCAGGGGTCCCCGTGGACGCGGCCATGGCACACGTTAGCAATGGAGCAGATTGTGTCGGCTGATTGCTCTGCTCCTAGAAACGAGCACCAGTAACTTCTTCATCAGACGCACGGCTAACGCATACTAACTCGTTGGCAGGCCAATGATTTCTGCGAGGAAGTTCACGTTCCTGCCTGCCATGCGTCTTCGCATCACGATGCTTTCCTTGCTTTTCTGCTGCTTGATTAAGCTGATCGCCATGCGTTTGAGCCATGCCAGGTTCTCGGCCGCGTAGCGGTTTCTGACGCGACTGTCGTCCTCTCGGAACGTCACGTCGAGCGACCACTGCAACGTGTTCTCGATCCCCCAGTGACCGCGAACGGCCCCGGCGAATTGCTTCACGCCCAGGCGTAACGAGCTTATATAATAACGACATCATCCTGATCAATCTGGCGAGGCATCGGCTCTTCCCTGCAGCGCGAGACACGGATTTGGAAAAGCGTTATCATCGCAGAAAGAGATTGGTCGCGCTGCCGTAGATTACCTAAAGTGCGCGCTGGCCGTGGGCTAGAATCAGGATGCGGTTCGGGATGTTTATATTTTTGCTGCTCTTCATATGCTTTTCGCTTTTTTATATGTCTGCTTTCTTGGAAGTGTTGCTAGGCACGTAGTTTATGGTGCAATCGCCGTGTGAGCCTGCCCTGGATGATTAAGTCCCAAGAGATGCCCGAACTCATGAACAGCAGTTGATTGAGTTCCTGAGGACGATTGGTAGCCTCTTGGAATCAATCGACAATGTAGCAATCGTAGGCGAACTTCTCTGCCTAGTCGATCTCACGTATCACTCGGCACGGGTTGCCAGCGGCGAAGACGTCCGGCGGCAGGTCTTTGGTAACAACGCTGCCAGCGCCGATGACGGTTCGATCGCCAACCGTTACGCCAGGGCAGAGGATCGCGCCGCCGCCGATCCACACATCCGAGCCGATGGTGATCGGCTTGCCGAACTCCTGCTCGCGACGAAGCTTCGCTTGCAGGGGATGCGTGGCGGTGTAGATCTGCACCGACGGGCCGATCAGCGTGTGATCGCCGATGGTGACTCGGCACACATCCAGGACGACGCAGTTGAAGTTGAAGTAGACGTTCTCGCCCAGGTGGATGTTGCGGCCGTAGTCGCATTGAAAGGGGGGCTCGATCGTAGCGGTCGCTCCACCGGCCCCCAGCAACTCGACCAGAATCCGCTGCCGAGACTGCACGTCGCCACGCTGCTCGTGATGTAGCCGGTAACAAAGCTCGCGAGCCTTAGCCCTGGCAGCGACCAGGTCGGCGTCATCGGCACGATATAACTCGCCACGGAGCATCTTTTCGCGTTCAGAAGGCATGGCTTGGCTCATTATTTCCGGCTACTGAGAGTGTGCATATTAAAAGCTCTCAAATCAATCTGATCAGCGAGCTTTTCAAGGTGGAGGATAACGGGACCGAAGTGAGTCGTTGTAAGTGTTTGTTTTAAAGGACTTCCGGGAATCAGCTTTTCCTTGTCCGACATCTTATCCTATCGAATCACACGGTTGTCTACGAAGCTTTACCCGAAGATCAAGCCAAAGGGGTACCTCAGATTGACTTACCCTATCATCGTCATCACGTTCGGCTTCGTGTTCGTGCGAGCGTTCCAAATGGCACGTCCACCAGTCGTAGTGGGCTGGCAGGCTGCGGCCATCATTAGCAAGTGAAGACTGTCTTGCCTCGTGTTCGACCCTCCCACATCGCACGGAATCCATCTCTCGCCTGTTCCAGCGGCAGAACAGCACCGATCTCCGGCTCGATCCCGGTCTGGGCAAGCAAGTTCATCAGGTTTCTCATGTCCTCTTGAGTACCCATGATCGAGCCTGTGATAGTCAACTGGTCAGCGATTACCGGAAGAAGGTTCAGCGACA
This portion of the Bremerella alba genome encodes:
- a CDS encoding RimK family alpha-L-glutamate ligase yields the protein MKLGILSCNRFCYSTRRLRDSAAERGHDVKVLNTLKFAIDLEKGEPDLYFRSKQLTAYDAVLPRIGASITYFGTAVVRQFEQMDVFPANSSWGITNSRDKLRSLQILSRHQIGIPQTTFVRDRADILPAIERVGGAPVVIKLIEGTQGVGVILADSVKIAEAIIETLHSTRQNVLVQKFVKESRGRDVRAFVVGDQVVAAMRRIAQGTEFRSNVHRGGLTEAVELDDRYRETAVRASQIMGLRVSGVDMLESDTGPQVMEVNSSPGLEGIERCTKLDIAGAIVDYIAAQVDFPEIDIRQRLTVSRGYGVTEIHIPEGSEYCGKTIDESGLPDHDINVLTLYRGTSVIPNPRLKRTLEPGDRLLCFGKLDSMRGLIPEKIIKQRRPKIKKLSKSALENG
- a CDS encoding sugar O-acetyltransferase; the protein is MPSEREKMLRGELYRADDADLVAARAKARELCYRLHHEQRGDVQSRQRILVELLGAGGATATIEPPFQCDYGRNIHLGENVYFNFNCVVLDVCRVTIGDHTLIGPSVQIYTATHPLQAKLRREQEFGKPITIGSDVWIGGGAILCPGVTVGDRTVIGAGSVVTKDLPPDVFAAGNPCRVIREID